The following proteins are co-located in the Acropora palmata chromosome 11, jaAcrPala1.3, whole genome shotgun sequence genome:
- the LOC141897390 gene encoding uncharacterized protein LOC141897390, with translation MGLCVSTETDDYEHVKYFDGQSCLGFKHGEGTYFYENGDFYVGEWRWNMKHGHGVYSHANGEVREGFFYRDEYIGTDHGGLFAATRCSCFKVCAEAQPLVSDEEKRKKRMERIRKVEGERMRQRQEEKMRQRKEREQKRDELRQKYNLPKSKHLTVQ, from the exons ATGGGTCTTTGTGTCTCCACCGAGACCGATGATTACGAACACGTTAAGTATTTTGATGGACAAAGTTGTCTTGGCTTCAAACATGGAGAAGGAACATATTTCTATGAAAATGGCGATTTTTATGTTGGAGAATGGCGATGGAACATGAAACACGGTCACGGTGTTTATTCTCATGCGAACGGAGAAGT AAGAGAAGGGTTCTTTTATCGCGATGAATATATCGGAACAGACCATGGAGGACTATTTGCTGCAACAAGATGCTCTTGCTTTAAAGTTTGTGCAGAGGCCCAACCACTCGTTAGTGATGAAGAGAAAAG AAAAAAGCGCATGGAGAGGATCAGGAAAGTGGAAGGAGAAAGGATGAGGCAAAGGCAAGAAGAAAAGATGagacaaaggaaagaaagagagCAAAAACGTGACGAACTTCGACAAAAATACAACTTGCCTAAATCAAAACATTTAACTGTGCAATAG
- the LOC141896657 gene encoding E3 ubiquitin-protein ligase TRIM45-like, whose translation MNKMTSSVIAGVNVEDISKHLNCGICKRLIRSPKLLPCLHSFCQACVENLAKRLNPNATLVCPVCQTDAKISRDEVNTLPINFFLDNMLDIALINSSDHEPVPCSSCDAGNPATSRCVDCGEFLCERCYGVHKRIRQTKDHRILTISELLESNTGEDLHRPAFCAIHRSEQLKYYCETCNEAVCRDCVLIEHRQHKYNYIKDCKKIQKQRAALENLYEQCAGNVTLLEKSIREIQGISDTLHGRLISVKAEIRETALQQIKVIKERERELLIKVERIHNAKSVILRRQKEQLENDFTWFRTGCDFSEQVLRYANEVELLSLRGHITNRLTELNETELECKPQENAELKYEVNSKEAESAVSHSLGLLKSSGPHLTLEDSALPLTNGNENTESAEISLKEAPISVELRDTTGALLAPETIHQADGQSFTAYHPYFNGIFSFTVFVRGQMVEGFPLDINIADIAPRVRSARKAIEGSGSKFGKLGDPHGVAVDQDGNVIVSDSRNHRLQVFDTDGNFRFRFGSPGSADGHFQSPSGVAVTRDGEIVVADTMNNRIQIFTKEGKFIKKIDKGSMQNERLHQPYAVAVDNGGRLFVVDRGNSRVLVLNQEDQVILAFGSLGDGKGQFNCPTGIAVSSKGHVIITDFGNDRVQVFSSTGQFLFHFGRSGRADGEFNWPTGVATDADDRIIVSDSYNHRIQVFNEDGSFVTRFGTEGNNRGQFKRPEGVAVTSQGNIVIADWGNDRIQVF comes from the exons ATGAACAAAATGACTTCGTCAGTAATCGCTGGGGTAAACGTGGAAGATATATCTAAGCATTTGAACTGCGGTATCTGTAAAAGGCTGATTCGCAGTCCAAAGCTCCTGCCTTGTCTTCATTCATTTTGTCAAGCGTGCGTCGAAAATCTTGCCAAAAGACTCAATCCAAATGCAACTCTTGTTTGTCCCGTATGCCAGACGGATGCGAAAATCTCTCGGGACGAGGTCAACACTTTAcctatcaatttttttctggatAACATGTTGGATATTGCTCTCATCAACTCGAGCGACCATGAACCAGTGCCTTGTTCGAGCTGCGACGCTGGGAACCCAGCGACGTCCAGATGCGTTGACTGTGGGGAATTCCTTTGCGAAAGATGCTACGGTGTTCACAAGAGGATTCGTCAAACCAAAGACCACAGGATACTGACCATATCTGAACTCCTTGAGAGCAACACGGGAGAGGATTTGCATAGGCCGGCGTTTTGTGCGATTCACCGAAGCGAGCAGTTAAAGTACTATTGTGAAACCTGCAATGAAGCAGTTTGTAGAGACTGCGTTTTGATTGAACATCGCCAGCACAAGTACAACTACATAAAAGACTGCAAAAAGATCCAAAAACAGAGAGCAGCTTTAGAAAACCTCTACGAGCAATGCGCGGGCAATGTTACACTGCTCGAAAAATCCATTCGAGAGATTCAAGGGATTTCGGATACGCTGCACGGAAGACTGATCTCTGTGAAAGCGGAAATTCGGGAAACGGCCCTTCAGCAGATAAAAGTTATAAAAGAAAGGGAACGAGAGCTGTTGATCAAAGTGGAAAGGATCCACAACGCGAAATCTGTAATTCTACGGCGGCAAAAAGAACAACTAGAGAATGATTTTACATGGTTTAGAACAGGTTGCGATTTCTCCGAACAGGTTTTGAGGTACGCTAACGAGGTAGAGTTGCTGTCACTTAGAGGGCACATCACAAATCGATTAACAGAATTGAATGAAACCGAGCTCGAGTGTAAACCACAAGAAAACGCTGAGCTGAAATATGAAGTAAACAGTAAGGAAGCTGAAAGCGCTGTTTCGCACAGTTTAGGTCTTTTGAAAAGTAGCGGACCACATCTAACGCTGGAGGACTCAGCGCTGCCATTAACGAACGGTAATGAAAATACTGAAAGTGCTGAAATCTCCTTGAAGGAAGCACCGATTTCCGTTGAGTTGCGAGACACCACAGGAGCCCTTCTCGCCCCTGAAACAATTCATCAAG CGGACGGGCAGTCCTTCACAGCTTATCACCCGTACTTCAATGGCATCTTCTCGTTTACTGTTTTTGTGCGCGGGCAGATGGTGGAAGGATTTCCACTAGACATAAACATCGCGGACATTGCGCCTCGAGTAAGAAGCGCAAGGAAAGCCATTGAAGGGAGTGGGTCCAAGTTTGGCAAATTGGGGGATCCCCACGGGGTAGCAGTGGATCAAGATGGCAACGTCATCGTTAGTGACTCACGTAATCATCGTCTCCAG GTGTTTGATACGGATGGCAATTTCCGCTTCCGGTTTGGCTCACCCGGAAGCGCCGATGGTCACTTCCAGTCTCCGAGTGGAGTAGCAGTGACCAGGGATGGAGAGATTGTTGTTGCGGACACTATGAACAATAGAATTCAG ATATTTACAAAGGAAGGCAAGTTCATCAAAAAGATTGACAAGGGATCCATGCAAAATGAACGCCTCCACCAGCCCTACGCTGTGGCCGTTGACAACGGCGGGCGTCTTTTTGTCGTCGACCGTGGAAATTCGCGCGTTTTGGTCCTAAATCAGGAAGACCAGGTAATCCTAGCATTTGGCTCCCTTGGTGACGGTAAAGGACAATTCAACTGTCCCACTGGCATCGCAGTAAGTAGTAAAGGTCACGTGATTATTACCGACTTCGGAAACGATCGGGTGCAGGTGTTCAGCTCAACGGGTCAGTTTCTATTCCACTTCGGTAGGAGTGGAAGAGCCGACGGAGAGTTCAACTGGCCAACTGGTGTTGCTACCGACGCTGACGACCGCATCATTGTGAGCGACTCTTATAATCATCGGATTCAGGTCTTTAACGAAGACGGGTCGTTCGTCACTCGGTTTGGAACCGAAGGAAACAACAGAGGACAGTTTAAAAGGCCCGAGGGTGTCGCTGTGACTTCCCAGGGaaatattgttattgctgACTGGGGAAATGACAGGATCCAGGTCTTTTAA
- the LOC141897389 gene encoding uncharacterized protein LOC141897389 yields MDADLDVQDSKEETVSLEESVDIASDGVSQIAGQPINSTEQEVIGLLLAQQQVFTSSCKLEPSSVYVTQSSNPSAVAMVTDDVLQSHDADGKSLVMGENGDVDVKEDSILVAQQGEQDAATATIMATVDQQGNEGYQAVQTSLAPGDLVQSAVVVSSTPGGTVFLEPQAVTLTELPGGTVQTIPAGTSFEATYVHQASDGTSYVITSEPASFDTNSTVSMSTISESNASLVSSSETVDTTGIPLEQFAAHSHQVDNDDHSTLFVLQEDSGGADQDGSAKKIYHCSIDGCGKQFSTSYRLKAHGRSHTGDTFRCEEEGCEKAFITQSDLTKHVRTHSGEKPYRCGHEGCGKVYTTAHHLKVHERAHTGEKPFKCRFEGCDKAFATGYGLKSHTRTHTGEKPYKCSHDGCGKAFKTSGDLQKHVRTHTGERPFACPFEGCDRSFTTSNIRKVHMRTHTGERPYVCEHEGCGRSFASATNYKNHSRIHTGERPYVCQVIGCNKRFTEYSSLYKHHVVHTHNKPYTCNICNKTYRQTSTLANHKRTAHCDMTNVDNLGGGDYEVSRDEPTSKRQRLDYADAFHGVPVVIADEASVAALQAIDGSLADIQQQIAEGGHVTGHIAIPVAIASDAGIQVQEHMEHAVTLSAQNAQQLSSTLVDSSGHELDMSSVQVVSAPQTVVVTSLEAVTGTGQPAETVVVTSLDGVTSSARRTHEGFTIVTVPTQGGELGIVAGEQEKLQVGEEDDDSHSNGHNATEDTEPHEPSLTAAKAALDAVLASQLQQNDVISNEDPDESSTTEAIPLTAAVSYQE; encoded by the exons ATGGATGCCGACTTGGATGTCCAGGATAGCAAGGAAGAGACTGTCAGTTTGGAAG AGTCGGTGGATATAGCTTCTGATGGCGTGAGTCAAATAGCTGGTCAGCCAATAAATTCCACTGAACAGGAGGTGATAGGGTTACTGTTGGCACAGCAACAGGTGTTCACAAGTTCCTGTAAACTGGAACCCTCAAGTGTCTATGTCACTCAATCGTCAAACCCAAGtgctgttgctatggttaCAGATGATGTGTTGCAATCACACGATGCTGATGGCAAAAGCCTTGTTATG GGCGAGAATGGTGATGTGGACGTCAAGGAAGATTCGATTTTAGTTGCACAACAAGGTGAACAAGATGCTGCCACGGCAACCATCATGGCAACTGTTGACCAGCAAG gTAATGAAGGCTACCAGGCAGTTCAGACAAGCTTGGCTCCTGGAGATCTTGTGCAGTCGGCAGTGGTTGTGAGCTCCACACCAGGTGGAACAGTGTTCCTTGAACCTCAAGCTGTTACACTTACAGAGCTGCCTGGTGGAACAGTGCAAACAATTCCTGCTGGGACCTCATTTGAAG CAACTTATGTTCACCAAGCAAGTGATGGCACAAGTTATGTAATTACATCAGAACCAGCAAGTTTTGACACCAATTCAACTGTTTCCATGTCAACAATATCTGAATCCAATGCATCCTTGGTGAGCTCTAGTGAGACCGTGGATACCACAGGGATCCCACTTGAGCAGTTTGCTGCACATAGTCACCAAGTCGATAATGACGACCACTCAACCTTGTTTGTGTTACAGGAGGATTCTGGGGGAGCTGATCAAGAT GGGTCTGCGAAGAAGATTTACCATTGCAGTATCGATGGCTGCGGGAAGCAGTTTTCCACATCATATCGATTGAAGGCGCACGGAAGAAGCCACACTGGAGACACTTTCAGGTGTGAAGAGGAAGGCTGTGAAAAGGCCTTCATTACTCAAAGTGATCTTACCAAACATGTGCGCACCCACTCTGGGGAGAAGCCATATAGATGCGGCCACGAAGGCTGCGGGAAAGTGTACACAACGGCTCATCATCTCAAG GTCCACGAAAGAGCGCACACGGGAGAAAAGCCCTTTAAGTGTAGATTTGAAGGCTGTGATAAGGCCTTTGCTACAGGGTATGGCTTGAAGAGTCATACACGCACGCACACTGGAGAGAAACCCTATAAATGCTCACACGATGGCTGTGGTAAGGCATTCAAGACCTCCGGGGATTTGCAGAAACATGTGCGAACTCATACAG GAGAAAGACCCTTTGCTTGTCCGTTTGAGGGATGTGACCGCTCATTTACAACCTCTAACATCAGGAAAGTTCATATGAGAACGCATACTGGTGAAAGACCTTATGTTTGTGAGCACGAGGGATGCGGAAGATCCTTCGCCAGTGCGACAAATTACAAGAATCACTCGAGAATTCACACAG GCGAGCGGCCATATGTCTGCCAAGTGATTGGTTGCAATAAGCGTTTCACAGAGTATTCCAGTTTGtacaagcatcacgtggttCACACGCACAACAAGCCGTACACGTGTAACATCTGCAACAAGACTTACAGACAAACATCCACACTGGCAAATCACAAGAGGACTGCTCACTGTGATATGACAAATGTGGATAACTTAGGTGGAG GAGATTATGAAGTCAGTCGCGATGAGCCCACTAGCAAGCGCCAGCGGTTGGACTACGCCGACGCCTTTCATGGTGTACCTGTGGTTATAGCAGATGAGGCGTCTGTGGCTGCGTTGCAAGCCATTGACGGCAGTTTGGCCGATATCCAACAACAGATAGCCGAAGGTGGTCACGTGACTGGTCATATCGCCATTCCTGTAGCCATAGCATCGGATGCCGGAATTCAAGTGCAAGAACACATGGAACATGCTGTGACCTTGTCAGCCCAGAATGCACAGCAGTTGAGTTCAACGCTGGTTGACAGCTCGGGGCATGAGTTAGACATGAGCTCGGTTCAAGTAGTATCGGCGCCGCAGACTGTTGTGGTCACGTCACTTGAAGCTGTAACCGGTACTGGACAGCCAGCCGAGACAGTTGTTGTCACGTCTCTGGATGGCGTGACTTCTTCCGCCCGACGGACACACGAAGGTTTTACCATTGTCACCGTGCCTACGCAGGGCGGAGAACTAGGGATCGTGGCGGGAGAGCAGGAAAAACTGCAGGTGGGGGAAGAGGACGATGATAGTCACAGCAACGGACACAATGCCACGGAAGATACAG AACCACACGAGCCGTCCCTGACCGCTGCCAAAGCCGCACTGGATGCGGTGTTGGCGTCACAGCTCCAACAGAATGATGTCATCAGCAATGAAGACCCTGATGAATCCTCGACCACAGAGGCAATTCCACTAACTGCAGCTGTGTCCTATCAGGAGTGA
- the LOC141896654 gene encoding uncharacterized protein LOC141896654 — protein MASDVERSGWSALNNGTSPHVSPNGTSAIADGEVLIESEFLELNKQLHYSKTVHILLTDEFVFVKEMRDGRNSEASSLLQHDSEKTVSKFLRFEVAIEVFKGCAFTFKAKWSKDSPVWKTYELCGREEVWVKWLRSFNLEESQDLAMISSNTSVGDSESDESSDDEEGDEVQMIPEYALTLSVDRTISTWSVSMLNPSKVRRFAITQQHQALLPSLESSRNDSDLEDMFHNLNSGSIYRSNSHPSQSLGKPFRYPSLPSIADLGNVRLDADLRFNSRRTRVQSLADGFNREEENGDKNTVLSTLQQRVENLRALPSNLNFVRRGKGDEALWESLTTPKHNRKHSLYLAIGNEANRIPMPSDISTRCVRKSPVSRKQEIDKHDGKVLYSPHTKSRHSSLSPKRCSTRRSDSLPPSKKPELSCSVKSNPERESNSGTPCCSEFQDDMAVDLGEADQPPRKEKIKRFWSVLYKKRPKLRAQEIESDDSCKASDNTVRTNNGNVLSVQDSDSLNRVVVGGRRGGFSDNFAAVKTVALTMEESVTTFQNKQGLSSSDQTPVGKSNFSYSGSMRKKRLVKKILSPIFKSSPHEEEVSNQASSPVGEVPQNSDSSDEVLPDLSQRLVDIDALLFAREITLIDKELFIRIPWPELSNCGWMTKDKYKTSPNVMAMVEFFNRVALLAASQILSHDTVSGRARAISKVIQIADKCHLLGNYNSLKALLAGLQCTPVYRLKESWKEVPSRRKKKFRDLSILMGESDNFMLYRTELSNCLENGPCLPFLGNFLTEIAQTHTYLACIRKKLSQNGNASPGGQSGKIDNTGDNAVNKTPKRNGMSMDNGGIHRNRGTSLRGVRDSENVTPESKGHAKVKRTLSRSKLFRFASRSRDSESDLALNECGKRSPEVLDIPDGNFRKRLDSSTDSVITSSCSLNETSGPRSNSRPPRRPPLLRRLSETNHNGSSFSLKTPKRRLSETKSGESRRSFLKGLVRKTPSSQSVKEGKVSRRASSEKLTVSLGTLSVGENLNPGKSSVDRLAKSQSSPSVKEDALSNRLSSEAIRSPKFEVRHSSNNLSLGEDVTCDLQSGTEKQLWAYQIGSIQYNFVSRPFVQHFLLNAPFNSEEENYRLSVKRESPSKKANS, from the exons ATGGCTTCGGATGTGGAGCGGAGTGGTTGGAGCGCGCTTAACAATGGAACTTCACCGCATGTTTCGCCCAACGGAACTTCAGCTATCGCGGACGGCGAGGTTTTGATTGAGAGCGAATTTTTAGAACTGAATAAACAGCTCCACTACTCTAAAACCGTTCACATTTTATTGACGGAcgagtttgtttttgtcaaagaaaTGCGAGATGGGAGAAACTCCGAAGCCTCGAGCCTATTGCAGCACGACTCTGAGAAAACCGTTTCTAAATTTCTCCGCTTTGAAGTGGCGATTGAAGTCTTCAAAGGCTGCGCGTTTACTTTTAAAGCTAAGTGGAGTAAAGATTCGCCTGTGTGGAAGACTTACGAGCTTTGTGGCAGGGAGGAAGTTTGGGTTAAGTGGCTACGAAGTTTCAACCTCGAAGAATCTCAAGATCTTGCGATGATTTCTTCCAACACAAGTGTCGGTGACTCTGAGTCCGATGAATCTAGTGATGatgaagaaggcgatgaagtTCAAATGATTCCAGAGTATGCATTGACTCTGTCCGTCGATCGAACCATTTCCACCTGGTCTGTGTCCATGCTTAACCCGAGCAAAGTTCGGCGATTTGCCATCACACAACAACATCAAGCTCTGCTTCCATCGCTGGAGAGCTCGCGTAATGACAGCGATTTAGAAGACATGTTTCATAATTTAAATAGTGGATCGATCTACAGATCGAATTCACACCCCAGCCAATCCCTTGGAAAGCCATTTCGATATCCCTCGCTTCCAAGCATTGCTGACTTGGGGAATGTTCGTTTAGACGCGGATTTAAGGTTTAACTCGCGTAGAACTCGTGTTCAAAGCCTTGCGGACGGTTTTAACcgagaagaagaaaatggcGATAAAAATACTGTTCTTTCCACCTTGCAGCAGAGGGTTGAGAACTTGCGAGCCCTTCCGTCAAATCTTAATTTTGTTAGAAGGGGTAAAGGGGATGAGGCGCTTTGGGAGTCGTTGACCACACCCAAGCACAATCGTAAACATTCCCTTTATCTGGCCATAGGTAATGAAGCAAACAGGATACCCATGCCATCAGACATAAGTACCAGATGTGTTAGAAAAAGCCCTGTTTCACGCAAGCAAGAAATCGACAAACATGATGGAAAAGTTCTTTATAGCCCACACACTAAAAGTAGACACTCTTCGCTCAGCCCTAAACGATGTTCAACACGGAGATCAGATTCATTACCACCTAGTAAGAAACCTGAACTTAGTTGCAGTGTTAAGTCAAACCCTGAGAGAGAAAGCAATTCTGGTACTCCATGCTGCTCGGAGTTTCAAGATGACATGGCTGTTGATCTTGGTGAGGCTGATCAGCCACCAcgcaaagagaaaattaaaaggtTCTGGTCAGTATTGTACAAGAAGCGACCAAAGTTACGAGCTCAGGAAATAGAATCTGATGATTCATGCAAAGCAAGTGATAATACCGTTAGAACTAACAATGGGAATGTGTTGAGTGTTCAAGATTCTGATTCACTTAATAGAGTTGTGGTTGGAGGGCGGCGTGGTGGATTCAGTGATAATTTTGCTGCAGTAAAAACTGTAGCGTTAACCATGGAAGAATCTGTCACAACATTTCAGAACAAACAAG GTCTGTCTTCCAGTGATCAAACACCTGTTGGGAAGTCTAATTTCTCCTACAGCG GAAGTATGCGAAAGAAAAGACTTGTGAAGAAGATACTCTCGCCAATCTTCAAATCCAGCCCACATGAGGAAGAAGTAAGCAACCAGGCCTCAAGCCCTGTCGGCGAGGTTCCCCAGAACTCGGATAGTTCGGATGAGGTTCTCCCAGACCTCTCTCAGCGTCTGGTTGACATTGATGCGTTGCTGTTTGCGCGGGAAATCACTCTTATTGATAAGGAATTGTTCATCAGGATTCCCTGGCCTGAGCTGTCTAATTGTGGATGGATGACAAAGGACAAG tacAAGACATCTCCTAACGTGATGGCCATGGTGGAATTTTTTAACCGCGTGGCACTTTTAGCAGCGTCGCAAATTTTGTCCCACGATACGGTCAGCGGCAGAGCACGAGCGATTTCTAAGGTCATTCAG ATTGCCGACAAATGCCACCTTTTAGGAAACTACAATTCTCTCAAGGCATTGTTAGCCGGCCTCCAGTGCACCCCTGTCTACAGGCTGAAGGAGAGTTGGAAAGAAGTACCTTCACGGAGAAAAAA GAAGTTTCGCGACTTGTCTATACTCATGGGAGAGAGCGATAACTTCATGCTTTACCGTACTGAACTGTCAAACTGTTTAGAGAATGGCCCTTGTTTACCGTTCCTTGGCaactttttaactgaaatcgCGCAAACACACACGTATTTGGCTTGCATAAGGAAAAAGCTATCACAGAACGGTAATGCCTCTCCGGGGGGCCAGAGTGGCAAAATTGACAACACGGGCGACAACGCCGTGAATAAAACCCCGAAACGTAATGGAATGAGTATGGACAATGGAGGAATTCATCGTAACAGAGGTACATCCCTGCGTGGTGTGCGTGACAGTGAAAATGTCACGCCGGAATCGAAGGGTCACGCTAAGGTCAAACGGACTTTGTCACGTAGCAAACTCTTTCGATTTGCTAGCCGTTCACGTGACAGTGAAAGCGACCTTGCATTGAATGAATGTGGTAAAAGAAGCCCTGAAGTGTTGGATATTCCGGACGGAAACTTTCGGAAAAGATTGGATTCAAGTACCGATTCTGTGATCACAAGTTCATGTTCACTAAATGAGACTTCGGGCCCTCGTTCAAACTCACGCCCCCCACGCAGACCCCCGCTCTTAAGAAGGCTTTCGGAGACAAATCACAATGGCTCATCATTTTCACTCAAGACGCCAAAGCGGCGACTGTCGGAGACAAAATCTGGCGAAAGTAGGCGCTCGTTTCTCAAGGGACTAGTCCGAAAAACGCCGAGTAGTCAGTCGGTAAAGGAAGGCAAAGTTTCACGGAGGGCATCGTCAGAGAAACTTACAGTCAGTCTTGGTACTCTATCTGTGGGGGAGAACTTGAATCCTGGGAAATCGTCTGTTGACAGACTTGCCAAGTCTCAAAGTAGCCCATCTGTCAAGGAGGATGCGCTCAGCAACAGGCTCTCCTCAGAGGCCATACGAAGCCCTAAGTTCGAGGTCAGACATTCGTCAAATAACCTCTCACTCGGTGAAGATGTTACATGTGATCTACAATCAG GAACAGAGAAACAATTGTGGGCCTACCAAATTGGTTCCATCCAGTACAACTTTGTGAGCCGGCCGTTTGTTCAACACTTTCTTTTAAACGCTCCTTTCAACTCTGAGGAAGAAAATTACAGGCTGTCTGTGAAACGAGAATCACCAAGCAAGAAAGCCAACAGCTGA